In Desulfobotulus mexicanus, the following are encoded in one genomic region:
- a CDS encoding DUF4280 domain-containing protein — MGFLVTNGAVMTCSFGVAPSSLIVLPVNMVFATTPAATIMDFIPIVNIPPFGMCTTPSNPAVAAATAAALGVLTPMPCVPVTVAPWVPGKPTVLIGNFPALTDSSKLMCMWGGVISISFAGQVTVQL; from the coding sequence ATGGGATTCCTTGTAACCAATGGTGCTGTGATGACATGCAGCTTCGGCGTTGCGCCTTCTTCCCTGATTGTGCTGCCCGTAAATATGGTTTTTGCCACGACCCCGGCCGCAACCATCATGGATTTTATACCGATTGTGAATATCCCTCCCTTTGGCATGTGTACCACGCCGAGCAACCCTGCGGTGGCAGCAGCAACGGCAGCCGCTCTGGGTGTGCTGACACCCATGCCCTGTGTCCCGGTGACGGTGGCCCCATGGGTTCCCGGAAAACCCACGGTACTCATAGGCAATTTTCCGGCACTGACGGATTCCAGTAAGCTGATGTGCATGTGGGGTGGGGTGATTTCCATCAGTTTTGCCGGTCAGGTGACGGTGCAGCTTTAG
- a CDS encoding ATP-dependent Clp protease ATP-binding subunit yields the protein MIIDRFNLKSQELIEKACRLAVKKEHQCVTPWHLLSSLLEAPRSPVRSALSDAGTSMESLEARISGHLLTLPKALAGAQQTPINRDLERLFILAEETATQLGESAIGIHHLLLAMLDVGEPAAALTESGTDKEKLGTTLKAMRSSASEKGGTGLSQEFEYLAKYTRDLTETARRGELDPVIGRDEEIHLTVQILSRRLKNNPIIIGEPGVGKTAVVEGLALRIVKGDVPDSLKDISILALDLGQLIAGAKYRGEFEERFKRVLEEIESAGNVITFIDEIHMLVGAGASGGAMDAANLIKPALSRGKIRCIGATTLEEYRKHIEKDAALMRRFQTVTVDEPSMEQSLAILRGIKEKYETHHGVHITDAALQSAVKLAKRYITDRFLPDKAIDLVDQSAASLRIALASRPEDIERMAREIVALEIEVRALEGETDKASVERLGIVGAELVALKEASEKRVSAWEDEKNALIAVQEAGRSLESAKKELEQRIREEDFARVAELQYKVIPEAEKVLEQYQDLDGGSDAGEAGPRDLMPEDVAVCVSRWTGVPVSKMMEGEKDRWLKLESHLRRRVAGQDEALGTVARAVRRSRAGVQDPNRPVASFLMLGPTGVGKTELAKALAEFLFDDEKSLIRIDMSEFMEKHSVARLTGAPPGYVGYDEGGVLTNKVKRKPYSVVLFDEVEKAHPDVYNIFLQVFDDGRLTDGQGRTTHFYDTVLLMTSNLGADRIEAAETEEDVLKMKQAIMEVVQGFFRPEFLNRLDDIIIFRPLTPEVMNPIVDIQLMRLSKLLEDKKIHLEVDAEAREFLAAEGYNPLYGARPLKRVIQTRLQDPLAEMLIEDGMEEGGQLLVSVRDNTLNISRAGEDGRPLFPEGEQEGSEMASEAAPFPPSESHGEEDDEDGEGHGNNH from the coding sequence ATGATTATTGACCGTTTTAATCTCAAGTCCCAGGAGCTGATCGAAAAGGCCTGTCGTCTGGCTGTCAAGAAGGAGCATCAGTGTGTGACCCCATGGCATCTTCTTTCAAGCCTTCTGGAGGCCCCCCGAAGCCCTGTCCGTTCGGCTTTGTCCGATGCAGGAACAAGTATGGAGTCTCTGGAAGCAAGGATATCCGGTCATCTTCTTACCCTTCCCAAGGCCCTTGCAGGTGCCCAGCAGACGCCCATCAACCGGGATCTGGAAAGGCTTTTCATTCTGGCCGAAGAAACGGCAACTCAGCTTGGGGAATCTGCCATCGGTATTCATCACCTGCTGCTGGCCATGCTGGATGTGGGAGAGCCTGCGGCTGCACTGACCGAATCAGGAACAGATAAAGAAAAGCTGGGGACAACGCTGAAGGCCATGCGGTCATCTGCCTCTGAAAAGGGTGGAACAGGCCTTTCGCAGGAATTTGAATATCTGGCAAAATACACAAGGGATCTTACGGAAACGGCCCGCAGGGGAGAGCTGGATCCTGTAATTGGCAGGGATGAAGAAATCCATCTGACCGTACAGATCCTGAGCCGTCGTCTTAAGAATAATCCCATTATAATTGGTGAACCCGGTGTAGGCAAAACCGCCGTGGTGGAAGGACTGGCCCTTCGCATTGTAAAGGGGGATGTACCAGACAGTCTCAAGGATATTTCCATTCTGGCTTTGGATCTGGGACAGCTCATTGCAGGGGCAAAATACAGGGGGGAGTTTGAAGAACGCTTCAAGCGGGTGCTGGAGGAAATAGAGTCCGCAGGAAATGTGATCACCTTCATTGATGAGATTCATATGCTGGTGGGTGCAGGGGCTTCGGGAGGTGCAATGGATGCGGCCAACCTCATCAAGCCAGCCCTTTCCAGGGGTAAGATACGCTGCATCGGTGCCACAACGCTGGAAGAATACCGCAAGCATATTGAAAAGGATGCCGCACTAATGCGCCGGTTCCAGACCGTTACCGTGGATGAACCTTCCATGGAGCAGAGTCTGGCCATTTTAAGGGGGATCAAGGAAAAGTATGAGACCCACCATGGCGTTCATATTACGGATGCGGCCCTGCAGTCGGCCGTGAAGCTTGCCAAGCGCTACATCACAGACCGTTTTCTTCCGGACAAGGCCATCGACCTTGTGGATCAGTCAGCGGCCAGTCTGCGCATCGCCCTTGCTTCGAGACCCGAAGACATTGAACGTATGGCAAGGGAGATTGTGGCCCTTGAGATAGAAGTAAGGGCGTTGGAGGGGGAGACGGACAAGGCCAGTGTGGAGCGACTTGGAATTGTTGGGGCTGAGCTTGTGGCCCTTAAGGAAGCAAGTGAAAAAAGGGTATCCGCATGGGAAGATGAGAAAAATGCTCTGATAGCTGTTCAGGAAGCTGGAAGAAGCCTTGAATCCGCTAAAAAAGAGCTTGAACAGAGGATTCGTGAGGAAGATTTTGCAAGGGTAGCCGAGCTTCAGTACAAGGTGATTCCCGAAGCTGAAAAGGTACTGGAACAGTATCAGGATCTTGATGGGGGCAGTGATGCCGGAGAAGCCGGCCCCAGAGATTTGATGCCTGAGGATGTGGCTGTCTGTGTCTCCCGCTGGACCGGAGTTCCTGTGTCAAAGATGATGGAAGGGGAAAAGGATCGCTGGCTTAAGCTGGAGTCTCACCTGCGCAGACGGGTTGCAGGGCAGGATGAAGCCCTTGGTACCGTTGCCAGAGCCGTACGCCGTTCCAGGGCAGGGGTACAGGATCCCAACCGGCCTGTGGCTTCATTTCTGATGCTCGGGCCTACGGGGGTGGGTAAAACGGAGCTTGCCAAGGCCCTTGCAGAGTTTCTCTTTGATGATGAAAAGTCTTTGATACGGATTGATATGAGCGAGTTCATGGAAAAGCACTCTGTGGCCCGCCTTACGGGAGCGCCTCCCGGTTATGTGGGATATGATGAGGGCGGGGTGCTGACCAACAAGGTAAAAAGAAAACCCTACAGCGTTGTTCTTTTTGACGAGGTAGAAAAGGCCCATCCCGATGTATATAATATTTTTCTTCAGGTTTTTGATGACGGAAGGCTCACCGACGGGCAGGGCCGCACAACCCACTTCTATGACACCGTTCTTCTCATGACCTCAAACCTTGGAGCGGACCGCATAGAGGCCGCAGAGACGGAAGAAGACGTTTTAAAGATGAAGCAGGCCATCATGGAGGTGGTACAGGGCTTTTTCAGGCCGGAATTTCTCAATCGCCTCGATGATATTATCATTTTCCGTCCCCTTACGCCTGAGGTCATGAACCCCATCGTGGATATTCAGCTAATGCGTCTTTCCAAACTTCTTGAGGATAAAAAGATACACCTGGAGGTGGATGCAGAGGCTAGGGAATTTCTGGCCGCAGAGGGGTACAACCCCCTTTACGGTGCAAGGCCCCTGAAGCGGGTCATACAGACAAGGCTTCAGGACCCCCTTGCTGAAATGCTCATTGAGGATGGGATGGAAGAGGGGGGGCAACTTCTTGTATCCGTCAGGGACAATACCTTAAATATAAGCAGGGCAGGGGAGGATGGCAGGCCTTTGTTCCCGGAGGGTGAACAGGAAGGATCTGAAATGGCTTCTGAAGCTGCACCTTTCCCTCCCTCTGAATCCCATGGTGAAGAAGATGATGAAGATGGTGAAGGGCATGGGAATAACCATTGA